One region of Danio rerio strain Tuebingen ecotype United States chromosome 5, GRCz12tu, whole genome shotgun sequence genomic DNA includes:
- the las1l gene encoding ribosomal biogenesis protein LAS1L (The RefSeq protein has 5 substitutions compared to this genomic sequence): MKKETVGKTRHVVPWMNKAEYEHVLEYLYSKEPALQKHALHRISAWKGRFGQSTPVAVESTADLVRCQVLDSTGQLEANDLVLLYGMALVRFVNLITERQQKKVAKPLRRLARKINIPEWVVNLRHDLTHRRLPSLKWCRKGCGFVLDWLHQEYWSRQMGNQLTEDWNSSSDDEGEDDVVKRHEGDLLSRQREIEAHKKIRELLISYEREQFQTYEELAKHGGQGGAWPDASADLSWILTQIKHFATESRDVLVDVLLQDGFLIPTTEQLESLDVDPSEDSVDVFSPSLPRVFFHFWLPLLRVLNSSGFINMILDKLFSELSNEPSTPRMYYIASWISEIILCNSKTETKAHRKQKVSKERIFVNRLHFRWHSLISACVNAPCPATPFLLRQILNDMDKPLPPDAQKNLLQLCSIYTQGYHCDPSAGPSDPAEPVYTLQNLQERLKSNTSQNRDVHSANHTAKTTQIPPTEELQEKLSTETVQERNSALQGSAWTVCTDKVPWKHYPLGKVPGQPEDPSCLVVESFSTFTVFDQQVELDQLPQQHGNRSVPIQSRGASGSDGLLWTHSDMSKLKAGLTLF, translated from the exons ATGAAGAAAGAAACGGTGGGGAAGACGCGTCACGTCGTGCCCTGGATGAACAAAGCGGAGTACGAGCATGTGCTGGAGTATTTGTACTCGAAAGAGCCCGCGCTGCAGAAACACGCGCTGCACAGGATCTCCGCGTGGAAGGGCAg GTTTGGACAAAGCACACCCGTGGCCGTGGAGAGCACAGCTGACCTTGTCCGGTGTCAGGTGCTGGACAGCACTGGCCAGCTGGAGGCCAATGATCTGGTGCTGCTCTATGGCATGGCACTGGTTCG ATTTGTTAATCTCATCACAGAAAGACAACAGAAGAAAGTCGCCAAACCCTTAAGAAGGTTAGCCAGAAAA ATAAACATCCCAGAGTGGGTGGTAAACCTCAGGCATGACCTGACGCACCGCAGACTCCCGTCATTAAAGTGGTGCAGAAAAG GTTGTGGTTTTGTGCTGGACTGGCTGCATCAGGAGTACTGGTCCCGTCAGATGGGAAATCAGCTCACTGAGGATTGGAACTCTTCATCAGATGACGAGGGTGAAGTCGATGTTGTTAAAAGGCATGAGGGAGATCTTCTTAGCAGACAGAGAGAGATTGAGGCACACA AAAAAATCAGAGAACTTTTCATCTCTTATGAAAGAGAACAGTTTCAG ACATATGAAGAGCTGGCAAAGCATGGCGGGCAGGGTGGCGCGTGGCCAGATGCCAGCGCTGACCTCAGCTGGATCCTGACGCAGATCAAACACTTCGCCACAGagtccag AGACGTACTCGTTGATGTTTTACTTCAGGATGGATTTTTGATTCCCACCACAGAACAGCTGGAGTCTTTGGATGTTGACCCCTCAG AGGACTCTGTTGATGTGTTCTCTCCGAGCCTTCCTCGAGTGTTTTTCCACTTCTGGTTGCCATTATTGAGGGTTTTGAATTCGTCTGGCTTCATAAATATGATCCTTGACAAACTGTTCAGTGAGCTGTCGAACGAGCCGTCCACTCATAGAATGTACTACATCGCCTCCTGGATCTCTGAAATTATACTCTGCAACAGCAAAA CTGAAACGAAGGCTCACAGAAAACAAAAAGTCTCAAAGGAGAGGATCTTTGTGAACCGATTACATTTTCGATGGCACAGTCTGATTTCAGCATGTGTAAACGCACCATGTCCAGCTACACCATTCCTTCTGCGACA GATTTTAAATGACATGGACAAGCCCCTCCCACCTGATGCTCAGAAGAACCTGCTTCAATTGTGCAGCATTTACACACAGGGTTATCATGGTGACCCGTCTGCTGGACCATCAGACCCTGCTGAGCCTGTGTACACCCTACAGAACCTTCAGGAGAGACTGAAGAGCAACACCTCGCAGAACAGAGATGTCCACTCCGCTAACCACACCGCCAAAACAACGCAGATTCCGCCCACTGAGGAGCTCCAAGAGAAGTTGAGCACAGAAACTGTGCAGGAGAGGAACTTGGCTCTACAGGGATCAGCGTGGACTGTCTGCACAG ATAAAGTCCCCTGGAAACATTATCCTCTAGGAAAGGTTCCAGGACAACCGGAGGACCCCTCATGTTTAGTGGTGGAGTCGTTTTCCACATTTACTGTGTTTGACCAGCAGGTGGAGCTGGATCAACTCCCACAGCAACATGGCAACAGGAG TGTTCCCATTCAAAGCAGAGGAGCCAGTGGATCTGATGGGCTGCTTTGGACTCACAGTGATATGAGCAAACTGAAAGCTGGACTCACACTATTCTGA